From the Salarias fasciatus chromosome 5, fSalaFa1.1, whole genome shotgun sequence genome, the window GCGGTCCCACCAGGTCGGGCCATCattaaaactgtgtgtgtttggagtgttcCTGTTGAGGATGTGAATTAAAATGTAAACTATTTGTGATTTATGGAGGTGGTTTATTTGTAGATCTCCATAGTTTCTTCCGGGTTTTCTTGGGGACTTGTTGAAATTAGAGCTGCTAAATATTAGCATCTGCTTGAATTGTAGTTACAAAACTCATTCAAGCATTAAGCAGCTTATGCTCCATTTACACGATGGGTTCgaatgaaaaactgaagttttggGAGTCTGgttacacaaaaacacagctcaCTGTTGCCACTGAGCACCACAGCCATAGTGAATTGTTATTGTGCGGATGTGCAAGTTGGTGAATAACAACAGCGttcttctccagagtgtcatgactcccagtccagattctcttgGAACTTTATAGTTTTGGAGTTGACAGTCATCGTAGTAACACTCTTGGCCCGGCATGCAAGCTAcgttcagagtttctgctgttgctgtggaAACATATCTTCAAAACAGTGCATAAATGAGGCACTTGTCTGAAACAGAAACGCTAAAACAATGACTTTTCGCCTGAAGCATTGTTTAAATGACGCTTTGACTTCTTCCAGAGCAGGGGGTGGGTGGGTAATTTCCTGAGGGGTTGATGAAAGAAAAGGACCGTAATGGAGGCTTGAGCCGCAATATGAATGATCTGTATCTCCAAGTGAAAACTCGATAAGCTGTCGTTTCTGCTCTGTGACCGACTTTCATTTCATAGCAGGTTTTTTTAATATGATTCAAATTGTAATCTTCACACATGTCGGTTGGATATCTGAAGGCTGAGGGGGAAAAACCAGGCAGCTGTGTCAAGTTTGAGACGCTTGCATGAGGAACAGGCTCCAGAATGGAAGATGCAGCGGTCTGTCTCACCTGTTTTCACACacggtgtgtttcctctgcagcggTGTGGAGGCCAAGCAGCCCAACTCCGCCatcaggaagtgtgtgagagTTCAGCTCATCAAGAACGGCAAGAAGATCACCGCCTTCGTCCCCAACGACGGCTGCCTCAACTTCATCGAGGTAACGGCCAACCTGAGCACAGGACCACAACGTGAGCGCCAAGCTTCGTGCTCTCTgaccgcctgtgtgtgtgtgtgtgtgtgtgtgtgtgtgtgtgtgtgtgtgtgtgtgtgtgtgtgtgtgtgtgtgtgtgtgtgtgtgtctgcctgcagGAGAACGACGAGGTTCTGGTGGCAGGGTTCGGTCGTAAAGGCCACGCCGTCGGTGACATTCCCGGAGTTCGTTTCAAGGTGGTCAAAGTGGCCAACGTGTCGCTGCTGGCTCTCTACAAGGGCAAGAAGGAGAGGCCCAGGTCGTAGAGCGACGATGCTCAAGTTCAAATAAAATCCTTTTCAAATACATCCCGGTGGCGTCCTCGTCTCACTCCACGTCTTTCATGTCCTGATGCGTCTCAGCAGAGACACTTCAGCTGATGCCTCTTCATTGAAACACTGATGCTCTGATGTGTTTCTCAGCGGTTACTGGACAGGCGGTATTAGGCTCCCACAGTCT encodes:
- the rps23 gene encoding small ribosomal subunit protein uS12, with protein sequence MGKCRGLRTARKLRNHRREQKWHDKQYKKAHLGTALKANPFGGASHAKGIVLEKVGVEAKQPNSAIRKCVRVQLIKNGKKITAFVPNDGCLNFIEENDEVLVAGFGRKGHAVGDIPGVRFKVVKVANVSLLALYKGKKERPRS